A DNA window from Pseudomonas sp. GD03919 contains the following coding sequences:
- a CDS encoding DNA-3-methyladenine glycosylase I: MPRCFWCTDDPLYQAYHDEEWGVPQRDAGHLFEMLLLEGAQAGLSWITVLKKRERYRQVLHGFDPERLARLTDDEIAVLMEDPGIIRNRLKLKAVRQNAQAWLKLEDPVALLWSFVGGTPKINHFSERSQVPALTPEAEAMSKALKKLGFTFVGPTICYAFMQATGMVMDHTTDCDRYAQLKGS; the protein is encoded by the coding sequence ATGCCCCGCTGCTTCTGGTGTACCGACGATCCGCTGTACCAGGCCTATCACGACGAGGAATGGGGCGTGCCGCAGCGCGATGCCGGGCATCTGTTCGAAATGCTGCTGCTCGAGGGTGCGCAGGCCGGCTTGTCGTGGATCACCGTGCTGAAGAAGCGCGAGCGTTATCGGCAGGTGCTGCATGGATTCGATCCCGAGCGTCTGGCGCGCCTCACTGACGACGAGATCGCGGTGCTGATGGAGGATCCGGGGATCATCCGCAACCGCCTCAAGCTCAAGGCCGTGCGGCAGAACGCCCAGGCCTGGCTGAAACTGGAAGACCCGGTGGCACTGCTCTGGTCGTTCGTTGGCGGGACGCCGAAGATCAACCATTTCAGCGAACGCAGCCAGGTGCCGGCGCTGACGCCCGAGGCTGAGGCGATGAGCAAGGCGCTGAAGAAGCTCGGCTTCACCTTCGTCGGCCCGACCATCTGCTATGCCTTCATGCAGGCCACGGGTATGGTGATGGATCACACCACCGACTGCGACCGCTACGCGCAACTGAAGGGCTCATGA
- a CDS encoding lysophospholipid acyltransferase produces the protein MEKLKGALVVGFLRLFALLPWRAVQAVGSAIGWLMWKLPNGSREVARINLSKCFPELNEAELDRLVGQSLKDIGKTLTESACAWIWPAQKSLKLVREVEGLEVLQQALASGKGVVGITSHLGNWEVLNHFYCNQCKPIIFYRPPKLKAVDELLQKQRVQMGNRVAPSTKEGILSVIKEVRKGGAVGIPADPEPSRSSGVFVPFLGTTALTSKFVPGMLAGGKAVGVFLHALRLPDGSGYKVILEAAPEGMYSENVEEGVAAMSEVVSRYVRSYPSQYMWSMKRFKKRPEGEAKWY, from the coding sequence GTGGAAAAACTCAAGGGCGCTCTGGTGGTTGGCTTCCTGCGCCTGTTCGCGCTGCTGCCCTGGCGCGCCGTGCAAGCCGTGGGCAGCGCCATCGGCTGGCTGATGTGGAAGCTGCCGAACGGTTCGCGCGAGGTGGCGCGCATCAACCTGAGCAAGTGCTTCCCCGAGCTGAACGAAGCCGAGCTGGATCGGCTGGTCGGGCAGAGCCTCAAGGACATCGGCAAGACCCTCACCGAAAGCGCCTGCGCCTGGATCTGGCCGGCGCAGAAATCGCTGAAGCTGGTGCGCGAGGTGGAGGGCCTGGAGGTGCTGCAGCAGGCGCTGGCCTCGGGCAAGGGCGTGGTCGGCATCACCAGCCACCTGGGCAACTGGGAAGTGCTCAACCACTTCTACTGCAACCAGTGCAAACCGATCATTTTCTACCGTCCGCCGAAGCTCAAGGCGGTCGACGAGCTGCTGCAGAAGCAGCGCGTGCAGATGGGTAACCGCGTCGCGCCGTCGACCAAGGAAGGCATCCTCAGCGTCATCAAGGAAGTGCGCAAGGGTGGCGCTGTGGGTATTCCGGCCGACCCGGAGCCGAGCCGTTCGTCGGGTGTTTTCGTGCCCTTCCTCGGCACCACCGCGCTGACCAGCAAGTTCGTACCGGGCATGCTTGCCGGTGGCAAGGCAGTCGGTGTGTTCCTGCATGCGCTGCGCCTGCCGGATGGCAGCGGCTACAAGGTGATCCTCGAGGCTGCCCCCGAAGGCATGTACAGCGAGAACGTGGAAGAAGGTGTGGCCGCCATGAGCGAAGTGGTGTCGCGCTACGTGCGCAGCTACCCGAGCCAGTACATGTGGAGCATGAAGCGCTTCAAGAAGCGGCCCGAGGGTGAGGCCAAGTGGTACTGA
- a CDS encoding type II toxin-antitoxin system RelE family toxin, protein MPSFKLEFHVKARKEWDKLDATIRLQFAKKLKERLSSPRIEADKLSGMVDCYKIKLRSAGYRLVYQVVDDKLVITVVAVGKRERFEAYIAAQKRVQQQ, encoded by the coding sequence GTGCCTAGCTTCAAGCTTGAGTTTCACGTCAAAGCCCGCAAGGAATGGGACAAGCTCGACGCGACCATTCGCCTCCAGTTTGCCAAAAAGCTTAAAGAGCGCCTGAGCTCGCCTCGCATTGAGGCCGACAAGCTCAGTGGCATGGTTGACTGCTACAAGATCAAGCTTCGCTCTGCTGGCTACCGGCTTGTTTATCAGGTTGTCGATGACAAACTGGTTATAACGGTTGTGGCCGTTGGTAAGCGTGAACGCTTTGAGGCCTACATTGCCGCTCAAAAACGAGTACAGCAGCAGTAA
- a CDS encoding type II toxin-antitoxin system Phd/YefM family antitoxin produces the protein MTFPVLADVAASVTDFKRDPMGTIREGHGETVVILNRNEPAFYAVPPARYQAMLEMLDDLRLAEIVRARQGGETVSVDIDDLIAEAEAGIRA, from the coding sequence ATGACCTTTCCAGTGCTGGCTGACGTCGCCGCTTCCGTTACTGACTTCAAGCGTGATCCGATGGGCACCATTCGCGAAGGGCACGGTGAAACCGTCGTCATCCTCAACCGTAACGAACCGGCCTTTTACGCCGTGCCTCCAGCCCGCTATCAAGCCATGCTCGAAATGCTCGATGACTTACGGCTGGCCGAAATTGTGCGTGCTCGCCAGGGGGGCGAAACAGTCTCGGTAGATATTGACGATCTGATCGCAGAAGCCGAGGCTGGCATCCGTGCCTAG
- the glyQ gene encoding glycine--tRNA ligase subunit alpha, whose protein sequence is MSQTKPAVRTFQDLILALQNYWAEQGCVVLQPYDMEVGAGTFHTATFLRAVGPETWNAAYVQPSRRPTDGRYGENPNRLQHYYQFQVVLKPNPENFQELYLGSLKAIGLDPEVHDIRFVEDNWESPTLGAWGLGWEIWLNGMEVTQFTYFQQVGGIECYPVTGEITYGLERLAMYLQGVDSVYDLIWTDGPFGTVTYGDVFHQNEVEQSTYNFEHANVEKLFELFDFYESEANRLIELQLPLPTYEMVLKASHTFNLLDARRAISVTARQQYILRVRTLARAVAQSYLQARAKLGFPMATPELRDEVLAKLKDAGLLQDEVLGNTLEAQA, encoded by the coding sequence GTGAGCCAGACCAAGCCTGCCGTGCGCACCTTCCAGGACCTGATCCTGGCCCTGCAGAACTACTGGGCCGAGCAGGGCTGCGTGGTGCTGCAACCCTACGACATGGAAGTGGGCGCCGGCACCTTCCACACCGCCACCTTCCTGCGCGCCGTCGGCCCGGAGACCTGGAACGCCGCCTACGTGCAGCCTTCGCGTCGCCCCACCGACGGTCGCTACGGCGAAAACCCCAACCGCCTGCAGCACTACTACCAGTTCCAGGTGGTCTTGAAGCCCAACCCGGAGAACTTCCAGGAGCTGTACCTGGGTTCGCTCAAGGCCATCGGCCTCGATCCGGAAGTGCATGACATCCGCTTCGTCGAAGACAACTGGGAATCGCCGACCCTCGGCGCCTGGGGCCTGGGCTGGGAAATCTGGCTCAACGGCATGGAAGTCACCCAGTTCACCTACTTCCAGCAGGTCGGTGGCATCGAGTGCTATCCAGTGACCGGTGAGATCACCTACGGCCTGGAGCGTCTGGCCATGTACCTGCAGGGCGTCGATTCGGTCTACGACCTGATCTGGACCGACGGCCCGTTCGGCACCGTGACCTATGGCGACGTGTTCCATCAGAACGAGGTGGAGCAGTCCACCTACAACTTCGAGCACGCCAACGTCGAGAAGCTGTTCGAGCTGTTCGACTTCTACGAGAGCGAAGCCAACCGCCTGATCGAGCTGCAACTGCCGCTGCCGACCTACGAGATGGTGCTCAAGGCCTCGCACACCTTCAACCTGCTCGACGCCCGCCGCGCCATCTCCGTGACTGCGCGCCAGCAGTACATCCTGCGCGTGCGTACCCTGGCCCGCGCGGTGGCGCAGAGCTACCTGCAGGCTCGCGCCAAGCTCGGCTTCCCCATGGCCACCCCCGAACTGCGTGACGAAGTACTGGCCAAGCTCAAGGATGCGGGTCTCCTGCAAGACGAAGTACTGGGCAACACCCTGGAGGCGCAAGCATGA